One Streptomyces sp. NBC_01217 genomic region harbors:
- a CDS encoding YoaK family protein encodes MHKLLTDVAHTLAPPKEDRHGPLPPLMLILTVATGLVDAVSYLGLGHVFVANMTGNVVFLGFALAGAEGLSALASVVSMAAFLAGALAGGRFANRFAAHRGRLLAITTALEAVLVAASVIAAADSAGEVATGVRYTLIVLLGLAMGLQNAAARRLGVPDLTTTVLTLTLTGLAADSTAAGGSAPRPGRRILSVLAIFLGALVGAVLLQHNELTLTLGLVFVLLAVTSLAAYRLSASNAAWTK; translated from the coding sequence ATGCACAAGCTGTTGACTGACGTGGCCCACACGCTGGCCCCTCCCAAGGAGGACAGACACGGCCCGTTGCCACCGCTCATGCTGATACTGACGGTGGCGACAGGTCTGGTCGACGCCGTCAGCTATCTGGGCCTCGGACACGTCTTCGTCGCCAACATGACCGGCAACGTCGTCTTCCTGGGGTTCGCGCTGGCAGGCGCCGAAGGCCTGTCCGCACTCGCTTCCGTCGTGTCGATGGCCGCGTTCCTCGCCGGCGCGCTGGCCGGAGGCCGGTTCGCCAACCGGTTCGCGGCACACCGCGGGCGGCTGCTGGCCATCACCACGGCGCTGGAGGCGGTGCTCGTCGCCGCGTCCGTCATCGCGGCAGCGGACTCGGCCGGCGAGGTGGCCACCGGAGTCCGGTACACCCTGATCGTGCTCCTGGGTCTCGCCATGGGCCTGCAGAACGCGGCCGCCCGGCGCCTCGGCGTCCCGGACCTGACCACGACCGTACTGACCCTGACCTTGACGGGACTGGCCGCGGACTCGACCGCGGCCGGCGGGTCGGCACCCCGGCCGGGTCGGCGGATCCTTTCCGTACTGGCTATATTCCTCGGAGCCCTGGTCGGCGCCGTGCTCCTGCAGCACAACGAACTCACCCTCACCTTGGGGCTGGTGTTCGTGCTGCTTGCGGTGACGTCCCTGGCCGCGTACCGCCTCTCGGCGTCAAACGCCGCCTGGACCAAATGA
- a CDS encoding alpha/beta fold hydrolase — protein sequence MTTNTTPTAVLVHGAFADAASWTGVIAELQNHGIPVVAPPNPLRGLVSDAAYIASVAAQIDGPVVLVGHSYGGAIISVAGTAENVVGLVYVAAYVTEEGESLGELQGRFPLSPLVSNLKEATYPVAGSEPAVEVTIKAEAFPDIFAADVPAAATKVLAAGQRPLAASAFTETAPAAAWKTKPSWALVAGADQAINPEVERFGAKRAGATTVEIDGASHAVAVSRPKEVAGLILDAVRATS from the coding sequence ATGACCACAAACACCACGCCCACAGCCGTGCTCGTGCACGGAGCCTTCGCAGACGCCGCCAGCTGGACCGGGGTCATCGCGGAACTGCAGAACCACGGCATCCCCGTGGTCGCGCCGCCGAACCCGCTGCGCGGCCTGGTGTCCGACGCCGCGTACATCGCCTCCGTCGCTGCTCAGATCGACGGTCCGGTGGTGCTTGTCGGCCACTCCTACGGTGGTGCGATCATCTCCGTGGCGGGCACTGCGGAAAACGTCGTCGGGCTGGTCTATGTCGCGGCCTATGTCACCGAAGAGGGCGAGAGTCTGGGCGAGTTGCAGGGCCGTTTCCCCCTCTCGCCGCTCGTCAGCAACCTGAAGGAGGCGACGTATCCCGTAGCGGGATCGGAGCCTGCGGTCGAGGTCACCATCAAGGCCGAGGCGTTCCCGGACATCTTCGCCGCCGACGTCCCGGCCGCCGCCACCAAGGTCCTCGCGGCGGGGCAGCGCCCGCTGGCCGCCTCGGCGTTCACGGAGACGGCTCCGGCCGCCGCGTGGAAGACCAAGCCCTCCTGGGCACTCGTGGCCGGCGCGGACCAGGCGATCAACCCCGAGGTCGAGCGTTTCGGCGCGAAGCGGGCCGGAGCGACGACCGTCGAGATCGATGGCGCCTCGCACGCCGTGGCCGTGTCCCGGCCCAAGGAGGTCGCCGGACTGATCCTCGACGCGGTACGCGCGACGAGCTGA
- a CDS encoding DoxX family protein, with protein sequence MDTGLLVLRLVAGLLIAGHGVQKVSFRLGGNGLAGGTEEFRHDGFRGGRLTALAAGSSQIGAGLFLAAGLLTPMAAMAAMGVMTVAGTVKWHNGLWVQHDGYEYPMVLVAISAVLALTGPGHWSLDHLLGLTPWPLWVSLAVIVLGPASGLLTRVLLHRPPVSEGTTRYAQAVD encoded by the coding sequence ATGGACACCGGACTGTTGGTCCTCCGACTGGTGGCGGGCCTCCTCATCGCCGGACACGGCGTACAGAAAGTCAGCTTCCGGCTCGGCGGCAACGGCTTGGCGGGCGGGACCGAGGAGTTCCGCCACGACGGCTTCCGCGGCGGCAGACTCACCGCGCTCGCCGCGGGCAGCAGCCAGATCGGCGCCGGCCTGTTCCTGGCGGCCGGCCTGCTCACCCCCATGGCGGCCATGGCCGCCATGGGGGTGATGACAGTCGCCGGCACCGTCAAATGGCACAACGGGCTCTGGGTCCAGCACGACGGCTACGAATACCCGATGGTCCTCGTCGCCATCTCCGCGGTGCTGGCACTCACCGGCCCCGGCCACTGGTCGCTCGACCATCTGCTCGGGCTGACCCCCTGGCCCCTGTGGGTCTCCCTCGCGGTCATCGTGCTCGGTCCGGCCAGCGGACTGCTCACCCGTGTGCTGCTGCATCGCCCCCCTGTCTCGGAAGGAACAACTCGGTATGCACAAGCTGTTGACTGA
- a CDS encoding helix-turn-helix domain-containing protein, producing the protein MSLNLSTSLLPPSDRAGFWHDAVSRTFVPLDVTLHEEVPSTATISSSQLGAMQVSTVTAGSQTVVRSPRMVARDGKEYLMLTLLHQGIAARSQDGREAVVRPGQFSLSDSRRPFSKTMRQTFRFTSFHFPRSVLGVTDDELRAVTATAFGRDGASSALLAGHLEHLTRVTESLTPTQGRRLALITCDLLACLIQERQGRLRPEAPEAAHAMLFRIKEHVLRHLGDPDLTPAGIASAHHVSVRYLHKLFEFEGITVGRWIRQQRLERCRMELARATPRAPSVAAVAHRWGFTSSSHFSRVFRLAYGTTPREWQATARMSPTS; encoded by the coding sequence GTGTCGTTGAATCTGTCGACCTCTCTCCTGCCCCCGTCGGACCGGGCCGGCTTCTGGCACGACGCCGTATCGAGAACGTTCGTCCCTCTGGATGTGACCCTGCACGAAGAAGTTCCTTCGACGGCGACGATCAGCAGCAGTCAGCTGGGCGCCATGCAGGTCTCCACGGTCACGGCCGGATCACAGACGGTCGTGCGCAGCCCACGGATGGTCGCGAGGGACGGTAAGGAATATCTGATGCTGACGCTCCTGCATCAGGGCATCGCCGCGCGCTCGCAGGACGGGCGGGAAGCGGTGGTGCGCCCCGGGCAGTTCTCGCTCTCCGATTCCAGGCGGCCCTTCAGCAAGACGATGCGCCAGACGTTCAGATTCACCTCGTTCCACTTCCCGAGATCCGTTCTGGGAGTGACCGACGACGAACTACGGGCGGTGACCGCCACGGCCTTCGGCCGGGACGGGGCCTCGTCCGCTCTTCTTGCCGGGCACCTGGAGCACCTGACCAGGGTGACGGAGTCGCTCACCCCGACCCAGGGCCGCAGGCTCGCTCTGATCACCTGCGATCTGCTGGCCTGCCTGATCCAGGAGCGGCAAGGGCGGCTGAGACCAGAGGCACCCGAGGCCGCCCATGCCATGCTGTTCCGCATCAAGGAGCACGTGCTGCGGCACCTGGGGGATCCTGACCTGACTCCCGCGGGCATCGCCTCCGCCCACCATGTCTCAGTCAGGTATCTGCACAAGCTCTTCGAGTTCGAGGGCATCACCGTGGGCCGGTGGATCCGGCAGCAGCGCCTGGAGCGCTGCCGGATGGAACTGGCACGGGCAACGCCCCGCGCACCGAGTGTGGCGGCTGTGGCCCATCGATGGGGCTTCACCAGCTCCTCCCACTTCAGCCGTGTCTTCCGGCTCGCCTACGGCACCACTCCTCGGGAGTGGCAGGCGACTGCGCGCATGAGCCCCACGAGCTGA
- a CDS encoding Dps family protein: protein MTTTSQPVSGSQPWLHQKGEVIQEFGTVKQFPVALSYEARMYSCQRLNKVLADTQILYGLYKKHHWLMRGATFYQLHLVLDKHAGEQLEIVDTIAERVQSLGGVAVGDPRHVAEITSIPRPPNGVEEVPAMLSRLLEAHETILIDAHDAAARTAELGDDGTNDLLVSQVIRTGELQAWFLAEHLVDTPLVRT from the coding sequence ATGACCACCACTTCCCAGCCCGTGAGCGGCAGTCAGCCATGGCTGCACCAGAAGGGCGAGGTGATCCAGGAGTTCGGGACCGTCAAGCAATTCCCGGTCGCCCTGTCCTACGAGGCGCGGATGTACTCCTGCCAGCGCCTGAACAAGGTTCTGGCAGACACTCAGATCCTCTACGGCCTCTACAAGAAGCATCACTGGCTGATGCGCGGCGCGACCTTCTACCAACTGCACCTGGTCCTGGACAAGCACGCGGGAGAGCAGCTGGAAATCGTCGACACCATCGCCGAACGCGTCCAGTCCCTGGGCGGCGTCGCGGTGGGTGACCCCCGGCACGTCGCCGAGATCACGTCGATTCCCCGGCCTCCGAACGGCGTGGAGGAGGTACCGGCGATGCTCTCACGACTGCTCGAGGCCCACGAGACCATACTCATCGATGCCCACGACGCCGCCGCCCGGACCGCTGAACTGGGGGACGACGGCACCAACGACCTGCTCGTCTCCCAGGTGATCAGGACCGGCGAACTGCAGGCGTGGTTCCTCGCCGAGCATCTGGTCGACACACCTCTGGTCCGTACCTGA
- a CDS encoding GNAT family N-acetyltransferase yields the protein MTQPTAAPTVQRVDPEHRYEILVDGRAAGLTAYRDRDDQRVFYHTEIDDAFAGQGLASILVQQALSDVRASGKRIVPVCPYVAKFLKKHDEFADITDPVTPEVLQWLGTVLPH from the coding sequence ATGACGCAACCCACCGCCGCTCCGACTGTCCAGCGAGTGGATCCCGAACACCGTTACGAGATCCTGGTCGACGGCAGAGCCGCAGGCCTGACCGCGTACCGCGACCGCGACGACCAGCGCGTTTTCTACCACACCGAAATCGACGATGCCTTCGCCGGGCAGGGCCTGGCCTCCATACTCGTACAGCAGGCGTTGAGCGACGTACGCGCCTCGGGGAAACGCATCGTGCCGGTCTGCCCCTACGTGGCGAAGTTCCTCAAGAAGCATGACGAGTTCGCCGACATAACCGACCCCGTGACCCCCGAGGTCCTGCAGTGGCTGGGCACCGTGCTGCCTCACTGA
- a CDS encoding amidohydrolase, with protein MPVGGLVPSTTDNAADLIVRNAKIHTGDPGRPQAEAIAIRDGVVTVVGDDNDVAGHVGAGTKVVDALGRRVIPGLNDSHLHVIRGGLNYVLELRWDGVRTLRQGLAMLREQAARTPKGQWVRVVGGWSAEQFVERRLPTVAELNAAAPDTPVFVLHLYQSAVLNRAALKAAGYARDTPDPKGGQIVRGRDGEPTGMLLAAPSALILYSTLAKAPVLQDEDKKTSTRHFLRELNRFGLTSAIDAAGGFQNFPDNYSTVVELAKTGQLSLRIAYHLFPQTAGQEIDDLARWIEMARPEDGDEWLRLNGAGENLTWAAADFENFAQPRPELAPGYETEFEKAVRLLMENGWGFRLHATYDDTIRRDLAIFEKLAAEGLFPAGNRWLFDHAETVSADSLDRIAALGGAMSVQNRLSFQGEAFVRRYGPGAAADAPPVRAMLERGLTVGAGTDATRVSTYNPWVALHWLITGRTVGDLIVRPPHNRVDRQTALSMFTEAGAALTGEEDIKGVLRPGHLGDLAVLSEDYFAVPEPDIVHIESLLTVVGGRIVYAAAEYEGLDEELPPVSPAWSPVAHFGGYQATPGTGLSGARQAELLGEAAAESEQHRQWRARRGMAPDTESTVFDPCFSF; from the coding sequence ATGCCGGTCGGTGGGCTGGTTCCCAGCACCACCGACAACGCCGCGGACCTGATCGTCCGCAACGCGAAGATCCACACCGGAGACCCGGGTCGTCCACAGGCCGAGGCGATCGCCATCCGTGACGGCGTCGTCACGGTCGTCGGTGACGACAACGACGTGGCCGGCCATGTCGGCGCGGGCACGAAGGTGGTCGACGCTCTCGGCCGCCGGGTGATTCCCGGCCTCAACGATTCCCACCTGCACGTCATTCGAGGTGGGCTCAACTACGTGCTTGAGCTGCGCTGGGACGGCGTCCGCACGCTGCGTCAGGGTCTGGCGATGCTGCGTGAACAGGCGGCCCGCACGCCGAAGGGCCAGTGGGTTCGGGTGGTGGGGGGATGGTCGGCCGAGCAGTTCGTCGAACGGCGGCTGCCGACCGTCGCCGAGTTGAATGCCGCCGCGCCCGATACTCCGGTGTTCGTTCTGCACCTGTACCAGTCGGCGGTGCTCAACCGGGCCGCGCTCAAAGCCGCCGGCTACGCCAGGGACACCCCCGACCCGAAGGGCGGCCAGATCGTACGGGGCAGGGACGGTGAGCCCACGGGTATGCTGCTCGCCGCCCCGAGCGCGCTGATCCTCTACTCGACCCTGGCCAAGGCCCCGGTGCTCCAGGACGAGGACAAGAAGACCTCCACCCGCCATTTCCTGCGGGAGCTGAACAGGTTCGGGCTCACGTCGGCCATCGACGCAGCGGGCGGATTCCAGAACTTCCCCGACAACTACAGCACGGTCGTCGAACTGGCCAAGACCGGTCAGCTGTCGCTGCGCATCGCCTATCACCTCTTCCCGCAGACCGCCGGTCAGGAAATCGACGACCTCGCCCGCTGGATCGAAATGGCCCGGCCCGAGGACGGGGACGAATGGCTGCGCCTCAATGGTGCGGGGGAGAATCTCACCTGGGCGGCAGCGGACTTCGAGAACTTTGCCCAGCCGCGACCGGAACTCGCGCCCGGCTATGAGACAGAATTCGAGAAGGCCGTACGTCTGCTCATGGAGAACGGCTGGGGATTCCGGCTGCACGCCACCTACGACGACACCATCCGACGCGATCTCGCGATATTCGAGAAGCTGGCCGCGGAAGGACTCTTCCCGGCCGGAAACCGGTGGCTGTTCGATCATGCGGAGACCGTCTCCGCGGACAGCCTCGACCGCATCGCCGCCCTCGGCGGCGCCATGTCCGTGCAGAACCGGCTGTCCTTCCAGGGCGAGGCATTCGTACGCCGCTACGGCCCCGGCGCCGCCGCGGACGCCCCTCCGGTCCGGGCCATGCTGGAGCGCGGTCTGACCGTCGGTGCAGGCACCGACGCCACCCGGGTCTCGACCTACAACCCGTGGGTCGCCCTGCACTGGCTGATCACGGGCCGTACGGTCGGTGACCTGATCGTCCGCCCGCCGCACAACCGCGTCGACCGGCAGACGGCGCTGTCGATGTTCACCGAAGCCGGAGCCGCCCTGACCGGCGAGGAGGACATCAAGGGCGTCCTGCGCCCGGGCCACCTCGGCGACCTCGCGGTCCTGTCCGAGGACTACTTCGCCGTGCCCGAGCCGGACATCGTGCACATCGAGTCCCTCCTGACTGTGGTCGGCGGCCGGATCGTCTACGCCGCCGCCGAGTACGAAGGCCTCGACGAGGAACTGCCACCGGTCAGCCCCGCATGGAGCCCGGTCGCGCACTTCGGCGGCTACCAGGCCACACCCGGTACCGGCTTGTCGGGCGCCCGCCAGGCCGAGTTGCTCGGCGAGGCGGCGGCGGAGTCCGAACAGCACCGGCAGTGGCGCGCCCGGCGAGGCATGGCCCCGGATACCGAGAGCACGGTCTTCGACCCCTGCTTCTCGTTCTGA
- a CDS encoding FUSC family protein, with protein MCVVKSLRTRDAGLAALRRSCRAGIVAPGLFAFGVEGIGNVTMAIFSAFGSISLLLFVDFAGPLRERLAAQGSLVVAGAVLVCLGTLVSGSVWMAAVIMALVGFGVLFSGVVSSVIAGSSTSLLAGFILAVTLPGPVGSIPDRLAGYLMAGAASLIAITVLWPAPVRGPLRLATARSCSLLAERLRAEVGCVRGGFAADRRVVLDELVAEASAAVTALRKSFFDTPYRPTGLTTEARTLVRLVDEVVWLEEILERMPPGGPATPSDVVVCEVVLVAADLLERGADRLESDDADPTAPRLDQKRLRDARTAMERAVTSALPAPVATDGQSQSVVAGFISSLEPSFRAQEMSFAVSSIAENIELGVAARSRRWWERALGRQPDGVSSPLSSAQERAGAHIEPHSVWLHNSLRGAFALGLAVLVAEVTGVQHSFWVVFGTLAVLRSNALLTGQNALRALLGTVVGIIVGSGLIFALGSNTTVFWILLPPAIVFTGLAPTAISFAAGQAGFTAALLILFNIIEPAGWTIGLVRFEDIAIGCAVSVGVGMLFWPRGAGAALGQATAEAFAESAGYLSRAIEYGVTRSDGLVPAAPTPEDERRNAAAAARRLDDAFRCFLAERGTKHIALADVTALMTTVAVLRLTADAIVDLWEQDDDGPTGDHTTARADIVRSGLQVCKWYQEAARALSGYGEVPERLTRDETADERLINAVRRDLFDGGGQGTSTAIRMIWTAGHIDVAQQLQMSVVGPARAAAALQNRMNTVAGRAVARRQPPHTTSA; from the coding sequence GTGTGCGTCGTAAAGTCGCTGCGTACCCGCGACGCGGGACTGGCCGCACTGCGCCGGTCGTGCCGCGCCGGAATCGTGGCGCCCGGCCTCTTCGCCTTCGGCGTGGAGGGCATCGGCAATGTGACGATGGCGATCTTCTCGGCGTTCGGCTCGATCTCTCTGCTGCTCTTCGTGGACTTCGCAGGTCCGCTGCGCGAACGGCTTGCTGCGCAGGGCTCGCTCGTGGTCGCGGGAGCGGTGCTGGTCTGCCTGGGGACGCTGGTTTCCGGATCGGTGTGGATGGCCGCCGTGATCATGGCGCTGGTCGGGTTCGGAGTGCTGTTCTCGGGTGTCGTCAGCTCGGTGATCGCCGGCTCGTCGACCTCTTTGCTGGCCGGCTTCATTCTGGCGGTGACGCTGCCCGGGCCCGTGGGGTCGATCCCGGACCGTCTGGCTGGATATCTGATGGCGGGTGCGGCGTCCCTGATCGCGATCACCGTGCTGTGGCCGGCGCCCGTGCGCGGGCCACTGCGGCTCGCGACGGCCCGGTCCTGCTCCTTGCTCGCAGAGCGGCTGCGCGCGGAGGTCGGCTGTGTGCGTGGTGGCTTCGCCGCCGACCGCCGGGTGGTCCTGGACGAACTGGTGGCCGAGGCGTCCGCCGCAGTGACTGCGCTGCGCAAGTCGTTCTTCGACACCCCTTACCGGCCGACCGGGCTGACCACAGAGGCGCGCACGCTCGTCCGGCTGGTCGACGAGGTGGTGTGGCTGGAGGAGATCCTGGAGCGGATGCCCCCCGGCGGCCCTGCCACGCCCTCCGACGTGGTGGTGTGCGAAGTCGTGCTCGTGGCGGCGGACCTGCTTGAGCGGGGGGCCGACCGGCTGGAATCGGACGACGCAGACCCCACCGCGCCACGGCTGGATCAGAAGCGGCTCCGGGACGCACGCACAGCCATGGAGCGTGCGGTGACGTCTGCGCTGCCCGCGCCTGTCGCCACGGACGGACAGTCGCAGTCCGTCGTCGCCGGGTTCATCAGCTCGCTCGAACCCAGCTTCCGCGCACAGGAGATGAGCTTCGCCGTCAGCTCGATCGCCGAGAACATCGAACTCGGCGTCGCCGCACGCAGCCGCCGGTGGTGGGAGCGTGCGCTCGGTCGACAGCCTGATGGCGTCTCCTCCCCGCTGTCGTCGGCACAGGAACGGGCCGGTGCCCACATCGAGCCCCACTCCGTCTGGCTGCACAACAGCCTCCGCGGCGCGTTTGCCCTCGGCTTGGCCGTCCTCGTGGCCGAAGTCACCGGCGTACAACACTCGTTCTGGGTGGTGTTCGGCACCTTGGCCGTCCTGCGTTCCAACGCGCTGCTCACCGGTCAGAACGCTCTGCGCGCGTTGTTGGGCACCGTCGTCGGCATCATCGTGGGCAGCGGACTGATCTTCGCCCTGGGTTCCAACACCACGGTGTTCTGGATTCTGCTCCCGCCGGCCATCGTGTTCACCGGGCTGGCCCCGACCGCCATCTCGTTCGCCGCGGGCCAGGCCGGGTTCACCGCTGCCCTGCTCATCCTGTTCAATATCATCGAACCGGCCGGCTGGACGATCGGGCTGGTGCGATTCGAGGACATCGCGATCGGCTGCGCGGTGAGCGTCGGTGTCGGCATGCTGTTCTGGCCTCGCGGTGCCGGAGCGGCCCTCGGCCAGGCGACGGCCGAGGCGTTCGCGGAGAGCGCGGGCTATCTGAGCCGTGCCATCGAGTACGGGGTGACCCGTTCCGACGGGCTCGTGCCGGCCGCCCCCACACCGGAGGACGAGCGGCGCAACGCCGCGGCGGCGGCCCGGCGGCTCGACGACGCCTTCCGTTGCTTCCTTGCCGAACGGGGCACCAAGCACATCGCGTTGGCGGACGTGACGGCGCTGATGACAACGGTCGCCGTGCTGCGGCTGACCGCGGACGCCATCGTCGACCTCTGGGAACAGGACGACGACGGTCCGACGGGCGACCACACCACGGCGCGCGCCGATATCGTCCGGTCCGGGCTGCAGGTCTGCAAGTGGTACCAGGAGGCGGCGCGGGCCCTGTCCGGTTACGGCGAGGTGCCCGAACGGCTGACCCGGGACGAGACCGCGGACGAGCGACTGATCAACGCGGTACGCCGGGACCTCTTCGACGGCGGCGGGCAGGGCACCAGCACGGCGATCAGGATGATCTGGACCGCCGGTCACATCGATGTGGCCCAGCAGCTCCAGATGTCGGTGGTGGGGCCGGCACGGGCGGCCGCCGCACTGCAGAACAGGATGAACACGGTGGCGGGCCGCGCCGTCGCGCGGCGGCAGCCGCCACACACCACAAGCGCCTGA
- a CDS encoding pirin family protein: MSNIGRDRNPTEPGRGVSGHGEYVPKVDVLSARDVPLGGPRAMTVRRTLPQRARTLIGAWCFVDHYGPDDVTDTGGMDVAPHPHTGLQTVSWLFSGEIEHRDSMGSHAFVRPGELNLMTGGYGISHTEVSTARTTVLHGVQLWVALPGEHRHTGRDFQHYVPSPVRVDGAEVRVFLGALAGDTSPVRTFTPLLGAELVLESRSTTTLAVDAGFEHGLLVDHGDVRIAGTVLHPSELGYIGTGSDTLTLVNETDDAARVVLLGGTPFEEQIVMWWNFIGRSHDDIAEAREAWQSASDRFGRVDGYDGDRLPAPALPNATIAPRKNPTHH, translated from the coding sequence ATGAGCAACATCGGGAGGGACAGGAACCCCACCGAACCGGGCCGCGGGGTCTCGGGCCACGGTGAGTATGTGCCGAAGGTCGATGTCCTCTCCGCGCGGGATGTCCCGTTGGGTGGTCCGAGGGCGATGACGGTGCGGCGTACGCTGCCGCAGCGGGCGCGGACGCTGATCGGGGCCTGGTGTTTCGTCGACCACTACGGCCCCGACGACGTCACCGACACGGGTGGTATGGACGTTGCGCCGCATCCGCACACGGGTCTTCAGACGGTGAGCTGGCTGTTCAGCGGGGAGATCGAGCACCGGGACAGCATGGGCAGCCATGCGTTCGTGAGGCCCGGTGAGCTGAACCTCATGACGGGTGGGTACGGCATCAGCCACACGGAAGTCTCCACCGCCCGCACCACGGTCCTCCATGGCGTCCAGCTGTGGGTGGCGCTTCCCGGAGAACACCGGCATACCGGGCGTGACTTCCAGCACTACGTCCCGAGCCCGGTCCGGGTGGACGGAGCCGAAGTGAGAGTGTTCCTGGGGGCGCTGGCAGGTGACACCTCTCCGGTGCGGACCTTCACGCCCCTGCTCGGTGCCGAACTCGTCCTTGAGTCACGCTCGACGACCACACTCGCCGTCGACGCCGGCTTCGAGCACGGCCTTCTCGTCGACCACGGGGACGTCCGTATCGCCGGAACAGTCCTGCACCCGTCGGAGTTGGGCTACATCGGCACGGGAAGCGACACGCTCACGCTGGTGAACGAGACGGATGACGCCGCTCGGGTGGTCCTGCTCGGCGGGACGCCGTTCGAGGAACAGATCGTCATGTGGTGGAACTTCATCGGCCGGAGCCACGACGACATCGCCGAAGCCAGAGAGGCGTGGCAGAGCGCATCCGACCGCTTCGGCAGGGTCGACGGCTACGACGGCGACCGTCTTCCCGCGCCCGCCCTTCCCAACGCCACCATCGCACCGCGAAAGAACCCGACGCACCACTGA
- a CDS encoding hydrolase — protein MKGPLVVNISEVTAAPSPDLLTPDNCAVLFVDHQPQMFFGTGSGDRTAIINSTLGLAKAAKVFEVPVVLSTVAAESFSGPIMPQLADVFPGQKIIDRSTMNAWEDIDFVEAVKATGRKKLVIAGLWTEVCVVLPTLSAISQGYEVYVVTDASGGVSPQAHEHAIQRMVQGGAIPVTWVQVLLELQRDWARTETYVPVTEVVKEHGGAYGLGLVYAQAVIGAHAAG, from the coding sequence ATGAAAGGCCCTCTCGTGGTCAACATCTCCGAGGTCACCGCAGCACCCAGCCCCGACCTGCTGACCCCCGACAACTGCGCTGTGCTGTTCGTGGACCACCAGCCGCAGATGTTCTTCGGCACCGGAAGCGGCGACCGCACCGCCATCATCAACTCGACCCTGGGCCTGGCCAAGGCGGCCAAGGTGTTCGAGGTTCCGGTGGTCCTCAGCACCGTGGCCGCCGAGTCCTTCTCGGGTCCGATCATGCCGCAGCTGGCCGATGTCTTCCCCGGACAGAAGATCATCGACCGCAGCACGATGAACGCCTGGGAGGACATCGACTTCGTCGAGGCCGTCAAGGCGACCGGCCGCAAGAAGCTCGTCATCGCCGGGCTGTGGACCGAGGTCTGCGTCGTACTGCCGACGCTGTCCGCCATCTCTCAGGGGTACGAGGTCTACGTCGTCACGGACGCGTCCGGTGGCGTCAGCCCGCAGGCGCACGAGCACGCCATCCAGCGCATGGTCCAGGGAGGCGCGATTCCGGTGACCTGGGTGCAGGTGCTCCTTGAGCTCCAGCGCGACTGGGCGCGGACGGAGACGTACGTCCCCGTCACGGAGGTGGTGAAGGAGCACGGCGGTGCCTACGGCCTGGGCCTGGTCTACGCGCAGGCCGTCATCGGCGCCCACGCGGCCGGCTGA
- a CDS encoding alpha/beta hydrolase produces the protein MSDVVKPVVPVLESAAAAFVEATANPPYLFDLSPAEGRKAVDEVQSGEIDKPAVDEEWITVSGGPTGSVRARIVRPAGMEGTLPVILYIHGAGWVFGNAHTHDRLVRELAVGANAAVVFPEYDLSPEVRYPVAIEQNYAVAQWVVQQGASKNLDGSRLAVAGDSVGGNMSAALTLMAKERGDVSLLQQVLFYPVTDANFDTGSYHQFATGYFLRRDGMQWFWDQYTTDEADRAQITASPLRATTEQLTGLPPALVITGEADVLRDEGEAYANKLREAGVPVTAVRFQGIIHDFVMLNALRETHAAQAAIALAADTLLTALHTA, from the coding sequence ATGTCCGATGTCGTAAAGCCGGTTGTGCCTGTACTGGAGTCGGCGGCCGCCGCTTTCGTCGAAGCGACCGCGAACCCGCCCTACCTGTTCGACCTTTCGCCGGCCGAGGGCCGCAAGGCGGTCGACGAAGTGCAGTCCGGTGAGATCGACAAGCCGGCTGTCGACGAGGAGTGGATCACTGTCTCCGGCGGTCCCACCGGCAGTGTCCGCGCGCGCATCGTCAGGCCCGCCGGCATGGAGGGGACCCTGCCGGTGATCCTCTACATCCACGGCGCGGGCTGGGTGTTCGGCAACGCCCACACCCACGACCGCCTGGTGCGCGAACTCGCCGTCGGCGCGAACGCCGCCGTGGTCTTCCCCGAGTACGACCTCTCCCCGGAGGTCCGCTACCCGGTCGCCATCGAGCAGAACTACGCGGTCGCGCAGTGGGTCGTCCAGCAGGGCGCCTCCAAGAACCTGGACGGTTCACGGCTGGCCGTCGCCGGTGACTCCGTCGGCGGCAACATGAGCGCCGCGCTGACGCTGATGGCCAAGGAGCGCGGCGACGTGTCCCTGCTCCAGCAGGTGCTGTTCTACCCGGTCACCGACGCGAACTTCGACACCGGCTCCTACCACCAGTTCGCCACCGGCTACTTCCTGCGCCGCGACGGCATGCAGTGGTTCTGGGACCAGTACACCACCGACGAGGCCGACCGCGCCCAGATCACCGCCTCCCCGCTGCGCGCCACCACCGAGCAGCTCACCGGGCTGCCGCCGGCCCTGGTCATCACCGGCGAGGCCGACGTGCTGCGCGACGAGGGCGAGGCCTACGCCAACAAGCTGCGCGAGGCCGGTGTCCCCGTCACCGCGGTGCGCTTCCAGGGCATCATCCACGACTTCGTCATGCTCAACGCCCTGCGCGAGACCCATGCCGCCCAGGCCGCCATCGCGCTGGCCGCCGACACCCTGCTCACCGCGCTCCACACCGCCTGA